From Camelina sativa cultivar DH55 chromosome 7, Cs, whole genome shotgun sequence, one genomic window encodes:
- the LOC104703610 gene encoding cyclin-dependent kinases regulatory subunit 2 — protein MGQIQYSDKYFDDIYEYRHVVLPPEVAKLLPKNRILSESEWRAIGVQQSRGWVHYAIHRPEPHIMLFRRPLNYQQDHQAQNLIAK, from the exons atgggTCAGATCCAGTACTCAGACAAATACTTCGATGATATTTATGAATACAG GCACGTCGTTCTTCCTCCGGAAGTGGCTAAGCTTTTACCTAAGAATCGTATCCTCTCGGAA agtgAATGGAGAGCTATAGGAGTGCAGCAAAGCCGTGGTTGGGTTCATTACGCCATTCATCGTCCTGAGCCACACATCATGCTCTTCAGGAGGCCACTTAACTACCAGCAGGACCATCAAGCTCAGAATCTCATTGctaagtag